Genomic segment of Candidatus Omnitrophota bacterium:
AATTCAAAACATATTAATAATATTGGCAAACTACATTGGAGGAAAGGCAGACAACAATGGCATTAAGCAAAGACAAAAAACAGGCTGTAATAAAACAAAACAAGATCAATGACAAGGATACGGGTTCTTCGCATGTTCAGATAGCCCTGCTCACGGAGAGGATAAACGGTTTGACCGAGCATTTTAAGGCCCACAAGAAGGATCATCATTC
This window contains:
- the rpsO gene encoding 30S ribosomal protein S15 — protein: MALSKDKKQAVIKQNKINDKDTGSSHVQIALLTERINGLTEHFKAHKKDHHSRRGLLKMVSQRRKLLNYLQKNSREEYNNLIAKLNIRK